Proteins encoded together in one Panthera uncia isolate 11264 chromosome A2, Puncia_PCG_1.0, whole genome shotgun sequence window:
- the CCT8L2 gene encoding T-complex protein 1 subunit theta-like 2, producing MASRTAAGARLPERPGPRRRAGSPRAQGRHLLRSLPAAQTLARVIRPCYGPQGRQKLLVTARGTTVLTGYAAAILRALELEHPAARLLREATHTQAESSGDGAAFVVLLAEALLLQAEHLLRAGLPRSQLREAYAAATAETLALLPSLAIRSLGPLEDPFGALYSVVNTHAVSGADCLTKLVAQACWATKELDGGFRRERVGVCTLRGGRLEDSCLLPGLALCAEPCGQVTAVPGGARVALFVCGFGLAGPNAPATARLSGPADLATFRKGSERLIEKQVAQLASACINVAVAWGDIDENALTQADKHNIMVIRATSRRDMVYLSEVLGTPLMCHLLSPPKPGKCRRVYQQELGEGLAVVFEWECPGTPAVTLVLRGATAQGLQGAEQAAYRGIDAYFQLCQDPRLLPGAGATEMALAKMLSEKGSKLEGPNGPAFLAFAQALRSLPETLAENAGLAVSQVMAEMNRAHQAGNFLVGVGVEGVINVAQEEVWDTLTAKARGLRAVADVTLQLVNVDEIVVAKQSATYQQDSNPVPKKAKECLFPVKDQLLGTME from the coding sequence ATGGCCAGCAGGACCGCAGCGGGGGCCCGGCTGCCGGAGCGGCCGGGGCCGAGGCGGCGCGCCGGGAGCCCGCGGGCGCAGGGGAGGCACCTGCTCCGCAGCTTGCCGGCGGCGCAGACCCTGGCCAGGGTCATCCGGCCTTGCTACGGCCCCCAGGGCCGGCAGAAGCTCCTGGTGACCGCCAGAGGAACCACCGTGCTGACGGGCTACGCCGCGGCCATCCTGCGCGCGCTGGAGCTGGAGCACCCCGCGGCGCGGCTCCTGCGCGAGGCGACCCACACGCAGGCGGAGAGCAGCGGCGACGGCGCGGCCTTCGTGGTCCTGCTGGCGGAAGCGCTGCTCCTGCAGGCCGAGCACCTGCTGCGCGCCGGCCTGCCCCGCTCCCAGCTGCGCGAGGCCTACGCCGCGGCCACCGCGGAGACCCTGGCCCTGCTGCCCTCCCTGGCCATCCgctccctggggcctctggaGGATCCGTTTGGGGCCCTCTACTCGGTGGTGAACACCCACGCCGTGTCCGGGGCCGACTGCTTGACCAAGCTGGTGGCCCAAGCGTGCTGGGCCACCAAGGAGCTGGACGGCGGCTTCCGACGCGAGCGCGTGGGCGTGTGCACCCTGCGAGGGGGGAGGCTGGAGGACTCGTGCCTGCTCCCGGGGCTGGCCTTGTGCGCCGAGCCCTGCGGGCAGGTGACCGCGGTGCCCGGCGGCGCCAGAGTGGCTCTCTTTGTTTGCGGCTTTGGTCTCGCCGGTCCAAATGCACCGGCCACGGCCCGGCTCTCCGGTCCCGCTGACCTGGCCACGTTCAGGAAAGGAAGTGAGCGGTTGATAGAAAAGCAGGTGGCCCAGCTGGCCAGCGCGTGCATTAACGTGGCGGTGGCATGGGGGGACATCGATGAGAATGCCCTGACGCAGGCCGACAAGCACAACATCATGGTGATTCGAGCCACGTCCCGGAGGGATATGGTTTACTTGAGTGAGGTGCTGGGCACACCTTTGATGTGTCACCTGCTTTCTCCCCCGAAGCCAGGGAAGTGCCGGAGGGTCTACCagcaggagctgggggaaggTTTGGCCGTGGTGTTTGAGTGGGAATGTCCGGGCACCCCTGCCGTTACCTTGGTCCTCAGGGGGGCCACAGCCCAGGGGCTGCAGGGCGCGGAGCAGGCTGCCTACCGTGGCATCGATGCCTACTTCCAGCTGTGCCAGGATCCCAGGCTGCTTCCGGGAGCTGGGGCCACAGAGATGGCTCTGGCGAAAATGCTCtcagaaaaaggaagcaaactGGAAGGGCCTAATGGTCCTGCCTTCCTGGCATTTGCACAGGCCCTTCGGTCTCTTCCTGAAACCCTGGCAGAGAACGCAGGCTTAGCCGTCTCCCAAGTGATGGCAGAAATGAACAGAGCTCACCAGGCTGGCAACTTCCTGGTAGGAGTGGGGGTCGAAGGGGTAATAAATGTGGCCCAGGAAGAGGTGTGGGACACCCTGACAGCCAAAGCCCGGGGACTCCGGGCCGTAGCTGATGTGACACTGCAGCTCGTGAACGTAGACGAAATTGTAGTGGCCAAGCAAAGCGCCACGTATCAACAGGACTCGAATCCTGTCCCCAAGAAGGCCAAGGAATGCCTGTTTCCTGTAAAAGATCAGCTCCTTGGAACGATGGAGTAG